The Methanomethylovorans hollandica DSM 15978 genome includes a region encoding these proteins:
- a CDS encoding aldehyde ferredoxin oxidoreductase family protein: MFGWTGRTIIVDLSSHAITESRTGAKQAKEYLGGRGFGIKLMHEFVDPGVDPLSPENCLVFATGPLTGTAAPMSGHYSLITKSPLTHTIFDSNAGGYFGKAMKYAGIDALIITGRSEMPVYLSIYDEDVELIAADHLWGKDTRETTLILKEKGSVACIGRAGENKVRFANFVNDNVFLSGRGGHGAVAGSKNLKAVVVKGTNDPLIAQPESFEQATLSAQRLLQANPVTSKGLSVYGTSFMVNVLDNLDILPSLNFREQKFQHADKISAEKISSSYTSNKTPCSSCPLGCRRVLENGAPLPDYGALWAFGPAVGNNDLRSIVLANDLCYADGLDPISCGATIASYLEMSGQEVTPALLLEKVSETSQGRSSLSAGSLSYMNEQGAKDLSMSSKGLELPGYDPRNMSGLALAYATSNRGACHMNAFMVGPELLGKPVELDRFVLQGKPGFVKFFQDFAAALDSVVMCPFVSFSLSEGDIASLVSAVTGVSYSSEGLLRVGERIWNLERLFNLKAGLTCDDDTLPKRMFSNGGISEGEFKKAMDEYYRFRGWDGLGVPTPGKLEQLGITF; encoded by the coding sequence ATGTTCGGCTGGACTGGAAGGACTATAATTGTTGACCTAAGTTCCCATGCGATCACTGAGTCAAGAACAGGTGCAAAGCAAGCAAAGGAATATCTGGGAGGCCGGGGCTTTGGAATTAAGCTGATGCATGAATTTGTTGATCCAGGTGTGGACCCCTTGTCACCTGAGAATTGTTTGGTGTTTGCAACAGGTCCTTTGACGGGTACTGCAGCTCCTATGTCTGGACATTATTCACTTATCACAAAATCCCCTCTTACCCATACAATATTTGACTCCAATGCAGGGGGATATTTCGGGAAGGCGATGAAGTATGCAGGTATTGATGCTCTGATAATTACTGGCAGGTCTGAGATGCCTGTCTATCTCTCTATCTATGATGAAGATGTAGAGCTCATAGCCGCTGACCATCTATGGGGAAAGGACACCAGAGAAACCACTTTAATATTGAAGGAAAAAGGCAGTGTGGCATGTATAGGCAGAGCAGGTGAAAATAAAGTACGCTTTGCAAACTTTGTGAATGACAATGTTTTTTTAAGTGGAAGAGGTGGTCATGGGGCTGTAGCAGGCTCCAAGAACCTGAAAGCTGTAGTCGTAAAAGGTACAAACGATCCTCTTATAGCACAGCCTGAATCCTTTGAACAGGCTACATTAAGTGCCCAGAGGTTGCTGCAGGCAAATCCTGTAACTTCCAAAGGCCTATCTGTATATGGTACCTCTTTTATGGTCAATGTCCTGGACAATCTTGATATCCTTCCTTCCCTGAATTTCAGGGAACAGAAGTTTCAGCATGCTGACAAAATTTCGGCAGAAAAGATCTCCTCATCTTATACAAGTAATAAAACCCCATGTTCTAGTTGTCCACTTGGATGCAGAAGAGTTCTTGAAAACGGAGCTCCATTGCCTGATTATGGTGCTTTATGGGCATTTGGTCCGGCTGTGGGGAATAATGATCTCAGGTCCATCGTGCTGGCTAACGATCTTTGTTATGCTGATGGTCTGGACCCGATCTCCTGTGGAGCTACTATTGCCTCTTATCTTGAAATGTCAGGTCAGGAGGTCACTCCCGCATTGCTGTTGGAAAAAGTGTCTGAGACATCACAGGGTCGCAGTTCACTTAGTGCAGGCTCTTTGTCTTATATGAATGAGCAGGGGGCAAAAGACCTTAGTATGAGTTCCAAAGGTCTGGAACTACCCGGCTATGATCCCAGGAACATGTCAGGTCTTGCTCTTGCATATGCTACTTCTAACAGAGGAGCATGCCATATGAATGCATTTATGGTGGGTCCGGAGTTATTGGGTAAACCAGTGGAACTTGATAGGTTCGTATTGCAGGGCAAACCAGGGTTTGTTAAGTTTTTCCAGGACTTTGCAGCAGCTCTTGACTCTGTTGTCATGTGCCCGTTTGTAAGTTTCTCTCTAAGCGAAGGAGATATTGCCTCCCTTGTCAGTGCTGTAACAGGAGTATCATATTCTTCCGAGGGCTTGCTAAGGGTGGGTGAGAGGATATGGAATCTTGAAAGATTGTTCAATCTTAAGGCTGGTTTAACCTGTGATGACGATACCTTGCCCAAAAGGATGTTTTCAAATGGTGGTATTTCTGAAGGAGAATTTAAAAAAGCTATGGATGAGTATTACCGATTCAGGGGGTGGGATGGTCTTGGAGTTCCAACTCCAGGCAAGCTTGAACAACTTGGAATAACATTTTAG
- a CDS encoding translation initiation factor IF-5A translates to MKQQVEVKELKEGKYVLIDEEPCVIKSISKSKPGKHGSAKARVDAIGIFDNQKRSIVGPVSDKIYVPLVERKNAQVITITGDVAQLMDMADYSTFELPIPEEYKERVKEGEEISYLTAMGKMKVDMR, encoded by the coding sequence ATGAAACAGCAAGTAGAGGTTAAAGAACTTAAAGAGGGTAAATACGTTTTAATCGATGAAGAGCCCTGTGTCATTAAGAGCATTTCTAAATCAAAGCCAGGAAAGCATGGTTCAGCAAAAGCAAGAGTCGATGCCATTGGAATTTTTGATAATCAGAAAAGGTCTATTGTGGGGCCTGTATCGGACAAAATATATGTTCCTCTGGTCGAGAGAAAGAACGCTCAGGTAATTACCATAACAGGTGATGTTGCCCAGCTTATGGACATGGCTGACTACTCGACCTTTGAGCTTCCCATACCCGAAGAGTACAAGGAAAGGGTAAAGGAAGGGGAAGAGATCAGCTACCTTACGGCTATGGGTAAGATGAAGGTCGATATGAGGTAA
- the speB gene encoding agmatinase, producing the protein MFHDLCMMDSLADYDSARYVLFGVPFDGTSSFRAGSRWAPDAMRKSSPNFETYNAYFDIDFEDLLIHDAGNFEPYSDVERTLEELFFAVEPIVKDGKLPIMMGGEHSLTYPCVKACAKHAGEDIGFVVMDAHFDLREEYSGVKFNHACVSRHVLNDITDRYVTIGVRSGPREEWDFAKDHGICYYTSDTVREKGVKAVLAEALEHLECDKIYLSLDMDALDPSFAPGLGTPEPFGLTDIEVRDIIRVLAPMSIGFDVVEISPEYDGGQTALLGTKLLREFIAAHAAAHR; encoded by the coding sequence ATGTTCCACGATCTTTGTATGATGGATTCACTGGCAGATTATGACTCTGCCAGATATGTTCTCTTTGGTGTCCCCTTTGATGGCACCTCATCTTTCCGAGCGGGCAGCAGGTGGGCTCCGGATGCTATGCGCAAGTCATCTCCTAATTTTGAGACCTATAATGCATACTTCGACATAGATTTTGAGGATCTGCTGATCCATGATGCAGGCAACTTCGAGCCATATTCGGATGTTGAGAGGACCCTCGAAGAACTTTTCTTCGCAGTGGAGCCAATTGTAAAGGATGGGAAACTCCCCATAATGATGGGTGGAGAACACTCTCTCACATATCCCTGTGTGAAGGCATGTGCAAAACATGCTGGCGAAGATATTGGTTTTGTGGTGATGGATGCTCATTTCGACCTGCGTGAAGAATACAGCGGTGTGAAATTCAATCATGCATGTGTTTCCAGGCATGTACTCAATGACATCACTGACAGGTATGTGACCATTGGTGTGCGCAGCGGTCCCAGAGAAGAATGGGATTTCGCAAAAGATCATGGCATCTGCTACTATACTTCTGATACTGTAAGAGAAAAAGGTGTTAAAGCAGTTCTTGCAGAAGCACTTGAGCACCTTGAATGTGATAAGATTTACCTATCTCTTGACATGGATGCATTGGACCCATCCTTTGCCCCGGGTTTAGGAACTCCCGAACCATTCGGGCTGACGGATATAGAGGTTAGGGATATCATACGTGTTCTTGCTCCTATGTCCATTGGGTTTGATGTAGTCGAGATTTCTCCGGAATACGATGGTGGGCAAACTGCCCTCTTGGGTACGAAGCTTTTACGTGAGTTCATTGCAGCACATGCTGCAGCACACAGATGA
- a CDS encoding HVO_0476 family zinc finger protein → MNEEVEVVCPSCSPRHTVLHEVLKSGVNPVVKCLECGRVHPTVIETPKNIGIKVIVSRGEASFPLHTYMQENEIISVGDEMFIDDESSDEVYPVVITAIESGQKRPDTAKVADINYLWGRAIDEVCVKIAIHEGTTTRSVIKQVPGGYQFTIGSTEKAGTDEFTIIKIKERDGSFRSRDGIVIEAKNIKRIFANPVHRRTWGSGTSWSSRRRGQSW, encoded by the coding sequence ATGAACGAAGAAGTCGAAGTTGTGTGTCCATCATGCTCTCCACGTCATACGGTGCTGCATGAGGTTCTTAAATCAGGTGTTAATCCTGTAGTAAAATGTTTAGAATGCGGCAGAGTTCACCCTACAGTAATAGAAACTCCCAAGAACATTGGCATTAAGGTTATTGTAAGCAGAGGTGAAGCTTCTTTTCCCCTGCATACTTACATGCAGGAGAACGAGATAATTAGCGTTGGTGATGAGATGTTCATCGATGACGAATCTTCAGATGAGGTCTATCCAGTTGTAATAACGGCGATCGAATCTGGTCAAAAAAGGCCAGACACCGCCAAAGTCGCAGACATTAATTATCTATGGGGCAGGGCCATAGATGAGGTGTGCGTAAAGATAGCTATTCATGAAGGTACCACTACAAGATCGGTGATAAAGCAGGTTCCTGGAGGTTACCAGTTCACAATTGGTTCGACTGAAAAGGCTGGCACCGATGAGTTCACGATCATAAAGATCAAGGAAAGAGATGGCAGTTTTAGATCCCGTGATGGTATCGTCATAGAAGCCAAGAATATAAAACGTATCTTTGCAAACCCTGTCCATAGAAGAACATGGGGGAGTGGTACTTCGTGGAGTTCTCGAAGAAGAGGGCAGAGCTGGTAG
- a CDS encoding protein-L-isoaspartate O-methyltransferase has translation MEFSKKRAELVARLKVRGVSEKVLRAMTNVPRHLFVPSVHMSSAYVDTPLNIGHGQTISAPHMVAIMCDLLDLQEGHKVLEVGAGSGYNAAVMAELIGNTGIVYSTERIPELVGSSKNNIKAAGYRNIEVFLSDGSIGLPEHAPYDRICVTASAPSIPQPLVQQLKTGGRMVIPVGDMFQSLYLVTRDSDGTVVTKEWGGVVFVPLIGKHGFHFEQKPYRHH, from the coding sequence GTGGAGTTCTCGAAGAAGAGGGCAGAGCTGGTAGCTCGCCTGAAGGTCCGTGGTGTAAGTGAAAAAGTTCTCAGGGCAATGACAAATGTGCCCAGACATCTTTTTGTTCCCTCTGTGCACATGTCAAGTGCTTATGTGGATACACCTCTTAATATCGGGCATGGTCAAACCATATCTGCTCCTCATATGGTAGCTATTATGTGTGATCTGCTTGATCTTCAGGAGGGCCACAAAGTCCTGGAAGTGGGTGCAGGTTCGGGGTATAATGCTGCAGTTATGGCTGAACTCATAGGAAATACTGGTATAGTATATTCTACTGAAAGGATACCAGAGCTGGTCGGATCATCAAAAAATAATATAAAGGCAGCTGGCTATCGTAACATAGAGGTTTTTCTTTCCGATGGATCTATAGGGCTACCAGAACACGCTCCCTATGACAGGATATGCGTGACCGCATCAGCACCCTCCATTCCTCAACCTCTGGTGCAGCAGCTAAAAACAGGGGGGAGGATGGTTATTCCGGTTGGAGATATGTTCCAGTCTCTTTATCTTGTTACAAGGGATAGTGATGGCACAGTGGTCACTAAAGAATGGGGTGGCGTAGTTTTTGTTCCTCTAATAGGGAAACATGGTTTCCATTTCGAGCAGAAACCTTATAGACACCATTGA
- a CDS encoding bifunctional nuclease family protein, translated as MANEEGVREVFVKGIFLVNMLGGTSPAVLLEDEDGLVIPIHIGQAEALSIDTVIRNETLPRPITHDLLVAILERMEVKIDSVFIDDKIDNIYYARLVLNDGGKHMEFDARPSDCIAIALRTGAHIMISEDLIISDAVSKDLLKGARSLSLY; from the coding sequence ATGGCAAATGAGGAAGGTGTCAGAGAAGTATTTGTGAAGGGTATTTTCCTAGTAAATATGCTGGGTGGTACATCTCCTGCAGTATTGCTGGAGGATGAGGATGGTTTAGTAATACCCATTCATATAGGCCAGGCCGAAGCATTGTCGATTGATACGGTAATACGTAATGAGACCCTTCCACGTCCTATCACTCATGATCTTCTGGTAGCTATTCTTGAGCGCATGGAAGTTAAAATTGACAGTGTGTTCATTGATGATAAAATCGATAATATCTATTATGCCCGCCTGGTGCTAAACGATGGCGGAAAGCATATGGAATTTGATGCCCGTCCAAGCGATTGTATAGCCATAGCTTTGAGAACAGGTGCTCACATAATGATATCTGAAGATTTGATCATCAGTGATGCTGTGAGCAAGGACCTGCTCAAAGGGGCACGTTCTCTTTCTCTTTATTGA
- a CDS encoding DUF1614 domain-containing protein yields the protein MRHRIFYNPLTMVFTFILLLLLSVVVSFLFFGLVSSAFAKLGFSWGDAFLLLFLCLIGSNINVPLTTLETEVPIPNGNFVKVFGVKYRVPFMDSFVRKTTVAVNIGGAVIPIFVSVYLLYTYPGVITYSLYGIMIVAAITKLVARPVKGVGIVTPALVPPLAAALSSILIISQFPENHDFIFIIAYTGGTLGTLVGADLLNLRGITKIGAPVVSIGGAGTFDGVFLAGVIAVLLV from the coding sequence ATGAGGCACAGGATATTCTACAATCCTTTAACAATGGTTTTTACCTTTATACTGTTGCTTCTGTTATCTGTTGTTGTATCATTTCTCTTTTTCGGGCTTGTAAGCTCAGCTTTTGCAAAATTGGGTTTTTCGTGGGGAGATGCATTCCTGCTTCTTTTCCTCTGTCTGATCGGCAGCAACATCAATGTCCCTCTCACAACACTGGAAACTGAGGTACCTATCCCTAATGGTAATTTCGTCAAGGTCTTCGGTGTAAAATACCGCGTACCTTTCATGGATAGTTTTGTAAGGAAGACCACAGTGGCTGTTAACATTGGAGGAGCAGTAATACCTATCTTTGTATCAGTCTACCTTCTTTATACATACCCTGGGGTGATAACCTATTCGCTGTATGGGATAATGATCGTAGCCGCAATTACTAAACTGGTAGCACGTCCTGTAAAAGGTGTGGGTATAGTGACACCCGCACTGGTACCTCCACTGGCCGCAGCGCTAAGCTCCATATTAATAATCTCTCAGTTTCCGGAAAATCACGACTTCATTTTCATAATTGCATATACTGGCGGTACCCTGGGCACCCTGGTAGGTGCAGATCTGCTCAATCTTAGGGGTATTACAAAGATAGGTGCGCCCGTAGTCAGTATAGGTGGAGCAGGCACTTTTGATGGTGTTTTTCTTGCAGGTGTTATTGCTGTGCTCCTGGTGTAA
- the hisF gene encoding imidazole glycerol phosphate synthase subunit HisF has product MLTKRIIPCLDVTLDEAGGTVVKGIEFVDLRKAGDPVELAKRYNEQGADELVFLDITASHEGRGTMIDVIERTADEVFIPLTVGGGINSIEDIRQILRAGADKVSINTAAVKDPDLIRQSSQIFGSQCIVTAIDCKRNTDVEGNPDKVILELEDGTPAWYEVVIYGGRKSTGIDAVQWAKKVEELGSGEILLTSMDRDGTYDGFDIPITRKLSEELDIPVIASGGVGNPQHIYEGFIKGKADAALAASIFHFGEYTVQDVKEYLRERNIPVRL; this is encoded by the coding sequence ATGCTCACAAAAAGGATAATACCCTGTCTCGACGTAACACTTGATGAAGCTGGAGGAACCGTTGTCAAGGGCATTGAGTTCGTTGATCTTAGAAAAGCAGGCGACCCTGTGGAACTTGCCAAGCGGTACAATGAACAGGGTGCTGATGAACTGGTATTTCTTGATATTACGGCTTCTCATGAAGGTAGGGGCACTATGATCGATGTTATCGAAAGAACTGCTGACGAGGTTTTCATTCCCCTTACTGTGGGAGGTGGTATTAATTCAATAGAGGACATCAGGCAGATCCTCCGAGCGGGTGCTGATAAAGTTTCTATCAATACTGCGGCAGTTAAAGATCCGGACCTCATCCGGCAATCATCACAGATATTTGGTTCTCAGTGCATTGTTACTGCCATCGATTGCAAGCGTAATACTGATGTTGAGGGCAATCCTGATAAGGTTATATTGGAGCTTGAGGACGGTACTCCGGCATGGTACGAAGTTGTCATCTATGGAGGTCGTAAATCTACTGGTATCGATGCCGTACAGTGGGCAAAAAAAGTAGAGGAACTTGGTTCAGGTGAGATCCTGTTGACCAGTATGGACAGGGATGGCACATACGACGGATTCGACATTCCAATTACCCGCAAGCTTTCTGAGGAACTGGACATACCTGTGATAGCTTCTGGGGGTGTGGGCAATCCACAACATATATATGAAGGCTTCATTAAAGGCAAGGCGGATGCTGCACTTGCAGCAAGTATCTTCCACTTCGGGGAATACACTGTGCAGGATGTGAAAGAATACCTCAGGGAAAGGAATATCCCTGTCAGGCTGTAA
- a CDS encoding MazG nucleotide pyrophosphohydrolase domain-containing protein → MSDLYGHNDRRRGATATMLWLVEEVGELAEAVRRHDTENIREELADCFAWVGALANLYNVDLETAFLEKYPRACPTCGKNPCVCTD, encoded by the coding sequence ATGTCCGATCTGTATGGACACAACGATAGAAGGCGTGGTGCCACTGCAACCATGTTATGGCTTGTGGAAGAAGTAGGAGAACTCGCGGAAGCTGTGCGCAGGCACGATACAGAGAACATAAGGGAAGAGCTTGCGGATTGTTTTGCCTGGGTGGGCGCTCTTGCAAACCTCTACAACGTGGATCTTGAAACTGCTTTCCTTGAAAAGTATCCGCGTGCATGTCCCACATGCGGCAAAAATCCATGTGTCTGCACGGATTGA
- a CDS encoding cation diffusion facilitator family transporter, with protein MQTGKERNETAVKVTVNGMILNVVLTIFKFVAGILGNSAAMVADAVHSLSDFITDIVVIVGLKAAGKPADTNHHYGHGKIETLCAAFVGIVLFIIGLEIFVGGLSKILLAINGGKLEQPGIIAFIAAVVSIISKEWLYRYTLNYARSVKSDAMEANAWHHRSDAFSSVGTMLGIGGAIALGGKWAVLDPIAAVILSLFIFKVAFDITYKNTNELTEAAPEKEIIEDIQHIIASTDGVKDFHKLKTRKIGNNIATDVHIQVNNKLSLIEAHDICTEVENRLREKYGNDSILYIHCEPYI; from the coding sequence ATGCAGACTGGAAAAGAAAGAAATGAAACAGCAGTAAAAGTAACTGTGAACGGGATGATATTAAATGTTGTCCTGACTATTTTCAAATTCGTTGCCGGAATCCTAGGCAACAGTGCAGCAATGGTCGCAGATGCTGTCCATTCACTATCTGATTTTATAACAGATATTGTCGTAATTGTCGGACTAAAAGCTGCAGGAAAACCTGCAGACACTAATCATCATTATGGACATGGTAAAATCGAGACTCTGTGCGCGGCTTTTGTGGGAATTGTTCTTTTCATAATAGGATTAGAGATTTTTGTGGGTGGCTTGAGTAAGATCCTGTTGGCAATTAATGGAGGAAAACTGGAACAACCAGGAATAATAGCCTTTATTGCTGCAGTGGTTTCCATCATTTCAAAGGAATGGTTATACAGATATACATTAAATTATGCAAGATCGGTAAAAAGCGATGCTATGGAAGCAAACGCATGGCATCACCGGTCAGACGCATTTTCCTCAGTGGGGACAATGCTGGGAATTGGAGGAGCGATAGCCCTTGGGGGTAAGTGGGCAGTTCTTGACCCAATTGCTGCGGTAATACTGAGTTTGTTCATATTTAAAGTTGCATTCGACATCACATATAAGAATACAAATGAGCTTACCGAAGCAGCCCCGGAAAAAGAGATCATTGAAGATATCCAGCATATAATTGCATCAACCGACGGGGTTAAAGACTTCCACAAGCTTAAAACAAGAAAGATAGGCAACAATATTGCAACTGACGTGCATATCCAGGTGAATAATAAGCTTAGCCTTATCGAAGCCCATGATATATGCACTGAAGTAGAGAATCGCTTACGTGAAAAATATGGAAATGATAGTATTCTCTACATACATTGTGAACCATACATATGA
- a CDS encoding DUF7490 domain-containing protein codes for MVNNIRIYFIAIFLLTLTIYSSGCIKNFEKESNIIITDTELSADKVTSSFVDINVTTYILHTSGVQKNDTSLQLKVFDSNTDFLKSRKATEIGPIKEGETASVSHSIRLPREGTYRVEFVLSDGNKTKSTAEIYLSGLERLKTDVQEIGIGIDSIDFLVRKVVGNNVVIESDVYLTNSGSNVSQDYKMLVKAREMDARLIADKVWATTGLIGPEETVVRSVNLTVPDNYNYVVEVLVWKDNVLVKRGEDYVQLNPQKVIDKNKTVESKDIVTSDFVVETPPSAPGETPAYETPYEEPEVGTPGFGSVLAIISLIAVFIIFRRRSV; via the coding sequence ATGGTCAACAATATCAGGATATATTTTATAGCCATTTTCTTGCTGACATTAACGATCTATTCCAGTGGCTGTATCAAGAATTTTGAAAAAGAGTCAAACATTATAATAACGGATACTGAATTGTCCGCAGACAAAGTGACAAGTTCTTTTGTAGATATCAACGTGACGACTTATATTCTTCATACAAGCGGAGTTCAAAAAAATGATACTTCACTGCAACTGAAGGTATTTGATAGTAATACTGACTTTTTGAAGTCAAGGAAAGCTACAGAGATAGGGCCCATAAAAGAAGGTGAGACAGCTTCAGTTTCTCACTCTATCAGATTGCCCAGAGAAGGCACATACAGGGTGGAATTTGTGCTGTCTGATGGCAATAAAACAAAATCCACGGCAGAGATATATTTGAGTGGGCTTGAAAGATTGAAGACTGACGTACAGGAAATAGGTATAGGTATAGATAGTATAGATTTCCTGGTTCGGAAGGTCGTAGGCAACAACGTTGTGATCGAATCTGATGTTTATCTCACTAATTCAGGTTCTAATGTGAGTCAAGACTACAAGATGCTGGTGAAAGCCCGCGAAATGGATGCACGTCTTATAGCAGACAAGGTCTGGGCCACCACTGGCCTAATAGGTCCGGAAGAGACAGTTGTCAGAAGTGTAAACCTTACAGTGCCTGATAACTACAATTATGTTGTAGAGGTCCTTGTCTGGAAGGATAATGTCCTTGTGAAGCGTGGAGAAGATTACGTCCAGTTGAATCCACAAAAAGTTATTGATAAAAACAAGACCGTTGAGTCTAAAGATATCGTAACAAGTGATTTTGTTGTGGAAACGCCTCCATCTGCACCGGGTGAAACACCTGCATATGAAACACCTTATGAAGAACCAGAAGTGGGTACACCAGGATTTGGTTCAGTACTTGCTATAATCTCTCTGATTGCAGTATTTATCATCTTCAGGAGGAGATCTGTATGA